A single genomic interval of Thermovibrio guaymasensis harbors:
- a CDS encoding 5-formyltetrahydrofolate cyclo-ligase, which yields MSKKEIIRQKLKEKRLLLTPDEVKRKSQKIVQELERLVKELKASSFLFYHPIKNEPDITPLAEKLIREGKTVAFPKVIGREITPLRVKSLSELLPGRFGIKEPPYRPDFILREVEVVFVPGIAFDKKGYRIGFGGGYYDRLLEKFPVKSKIGVCFDFQLTEEVPKEPFDIPVDVIVTDKTTVRRKEWKQS from the coding sequence TCCTAACACCCGACGAAGTCAAAAGGAAAAGCCAGAAAATAGTTCAGGAGCTGGAAAGGTTAGTCAAGGAACTAAAAGCCTCCTCTTTCCTCTTTTACCACCCCATAAAAAACGAGCCCGACATCACCCCCCTTGCTGAAAAGCTAATTCGGGAAGGTAAAACTGTGGCCTTTCCCAAAGTGATAGGAAGGGAGATTACCCCCTTAAGAGTCAAATCGCTCTCAGAACTCCTACCGGGAAGGTTTGGAATAAAAGAACCTCCATACAGACCGGATTTCATTTTGAGGGAAGTTGAAGTAGTTTTCGTTCCAGGAATCGCCTTTGATAAAAAGGGCTACAGAATAGGCTTTGGAGGAGGCTACTACGACAGGTTACTTGAAAAATTCCCGGTAAAGTCCAAAATTGGAGTTTGCTTTGACTTCCAACTTACAGAGGAAGTACCTAAAGAACCCTTTGACATACCAGTTGACGTTATAGTTACAGACAAAACAACTGTAAGGAGGAAAGAATGGAAACAATCTTAG
- the rny gene encoding ribonuclease Y translates to METILVAIFAVLTGLAGGYVVGTKKGQAIKEDIEKKVLEKAEREAEELIKRAERDAQEIKEKAQKLLEEAREKYEDMKKKALLEAKEEVLKEKEKVEEELREKRKELSELEKRLLRREEYLDKRETTLDKREENLDRRADFLDKLEAELEEKRTEVEKLEAELLEKEMKVNQLIEEELKKLEEISGMTREEAQEELMRRMEDEIRRDLAVRYKRIEEEFESTVDRRAKKILATAIQRLSTDIVAETTVSVVDLPNNEMKGRIIGREGRNIRAFELATGVDLIIDDTPEAVTISSFDPVRREIARIALERLVADGRIHPARIEEVVEKVKGEIEQEILNAAEEVLFELGIDNVHPELKKLLGKLKFRTSYGQNVLQHVKEVAYLSGMIAAEIGADVQLAKRAGLFHDIGKAVSHEVEGSHAIIGADILKKYGEPEAVVNAAAAHHGEVEFTCIESICAATADALSAARPGARRESLEAYIKRIEKLESIAESFPGVMKAFAIQAGREIRIMVEPDKITDEEAAFLAHQISKKIEEEVQYPGQIKVTVIRETRAVDYAK, encoded by the coding sequence ATGGAAACAATCTTAGTTGCGATATTTGCCGTTCTAACAGGCCTAGCAGGAGGCTACGTTGTAGGAACTAAAAAAGGACAGGCAATAAAAGAGGACATTGAAAAGAAAGTCTTAGAAAAGGCTGAAAGGGAAGCAGAGGAGCTAATCAAAAGGGCCGAGAGGGACGCTCAGGAGATAAAGGAAAAGGCTCAAAAGCTTCTAGAAGAGGCAAGGGAAAAGTACGAGGATATGAAGAAAAAAGCTCTCCTTGAGGCAAAAGAGGAAGTCTTAAAGGAAAAGGAGAAGGTAGAGGAAGAGCTCAGAGAAAAGAGGAAGGAGTTAAGTGAGCTTGAGAAAAGGCTCCTAAGGAGGGAAGAGTACTTAGATAAGAGGGAAACGACCCTTGACAAGAGAGAGGAGAACCTTGATAGGCGAGCAGACTTCCTTGATAAATTAGAGGCAGAGCTTGAGGAGAAGAGAACAGAGGTAGAAAAGCTTGAAGCAGAGCTCCTTGAAAAGGAGATGAAAGTTAACCAGCTAATTGAGGAAGAACTGAAGAAACTTGAAGAGATATCCGGAATGACAAGGGAAGAAGCCCAGGAAGAGCTCATGAGAAGGATGGAAGACGAAATAAGGAGAGACCTTGCAGTAAGGTATAAGAGAATTGAAGAGGAATTTGAGTCTACAGTTGATAGAAGGGCAAAAAAGATACTTGCAACTGCAATCCAGAGGTTATCAACCGATATCGTAGCCGAAACAACAGTTTCAGTAGTTGACCTTCCAAACAACGAGATGAAGGGAAGAATTATAGGTAGAGAAGGAAGGAACATAAGGGCCTTTGAGCTTGCCACAGGAGTTGACCTCATCATTGACGACACCCCCGAAGCTGTAACTATCTCAAGCTTTGATCCTGTAAGGAGGGAAATTGCAAGGATAGCACTTGAAAGGCTCGTGGCTGATGGAAGGATTCACCCTGCAAGGATAGAGGAGGTAGTTGAAAAGGTTAAGGGGGAAATTGAACAGGAAATCCTCAATGCAGCAGAGGAGGTCCTGTTTGAACTTGGAATAGATAACGTTCACCCAGAGCTAAAGAAACTCCTCGGTAAACTTAAGTTCAGGACTAGCTACGGCCAGAACGTCCTACAGCACGTAAAGGAGGTAGCCTACCTTTCTGGAATGATAGCTGCCGAAATTGGCGCAGACGTTCAGCTTGCAAAGAGGGCAGGACTCTTCCACGATATAGGAAAGGCCGTAAGCCACGAAGTTGAGGGATCCCACGCAATAATCGGTGCAGACATACTTAAGAAGTACGGAGAGCCTGAGGCTGTGGTAAACGCTGCTGCTGCCCACCACGGAGAGGTTGAGTTTACCTGCATTGAGTCAATATGCGCAGCCACTGCCGACGCCCTATCTGCAGCAAGGCCTGGAGCAAGGAGGGAAAGTTTAGAGGCCTACATTAAGAGGATTGAGAAGCTAGAGAGTATCGCTGAATCGTTCCCCGGAGTTATGAAGGCCTTTGCAATTCAGGCAGGTAGAGAGATTAGGATAATGGTTGAACCAGACAAGATAACAGACGAGGAGGCTGCATTCCTCGCCCACCAAATTTCAAAGAAGATTGAAGAAGAGGTTCAGTACCCAGGACAGATTAAAGTTACAGTCATAAGGGAAACGAGGGCCGTTGACTATGCAAAGTAA
- the selB gene encoding selenocysteine-specific translation elongation factor, translating to MQSKKFLVVGTAGHIDHGKTSLIRALTGIDTDRWEEEKRRGMTIDLGFAHLQLPSGVSAGIVDVPGHEKFIKNMLAGAHGLDVVLFIVAADEGIMPQTKEHLTVCQSLGTKKGIVVLTKKDLVDEDWLELVKEEVKEFSRGTFLEGAPIVTVSSKTGEGIDELIKELDRIAIETEPKESGGILRLPVDRSFTVKGFGTVITGTLLSGKVKVGDEVEILPPGKRVKVRGIQVHGEKVEEAVAGQRTALNLSDVKKEEITRGDLIATPGYLKPTNMVDVLVELSKDAEVIVTSGFKLHFHHLTSESEGELFLIDKDELLPGEKALAQIRLKDEVVPVYGDRFVIRNYSPATVIGGGKILDPLPHRKFRRRLREEFKEKLEKIIGGSLKERVLAHLRLKEPITTKELIQLLNLKPEEADKTVETLLSEGLVVKAGQEIYTREKLEEIKKRVLELLDRTHSETPIAEGLTLQEIKSKLKESKELIEMAVRELLKESKIEENQGFLRIRGFEPREEGVYKELVPKVEALICKGEFTPPSVKEIGKLVGTGEEKVNTIASYLVRRKGYHRIGELLISPESFNRIREILKRHFSKKETLSVGEFKDYLGVSRKFAIPLLEYLDSLGLTQRRESERVKGERL from the coding sequence ATGCAAAGTAAGAAATTCCTCGTAGTTGGAACTGCCGGACACATAGACCACGGGAAAACCAGCTTAATTAGAGCTCTAACCGGAATTGACACGGACAGGTGGGAAGAGGAGAAGAGAAGGGGAATGACTATTGACTTGGGGTTTGCCCACCTTCAGCTCCCCTCTGGAGTTTCAGCCGGAATAGTTGACGTTCCAGGACACGAGAAGTTCATAAAGAACATGCTTGCAGGTGCCCACGGCCTTGACGTAGTCCTCTTCATAGTTGCGGCAGACGAAGGAATTATGCCCCAGACAAAGGAACACTTAACAGTGTGCCAAAGCTTAGGAACGAAAAAAGGGATAGTTGTTTTAACGAAAAAGGACCTGGTTGATGAGGATTGGCTTGAACTTGTAAAGGAAGAAGTTAAGGAGTTTTCTAGGGGAACTTTCTTAGAGGGAGCTCCAATAGTTACCGTTTCCTCAAAGACTGGAGAGGGAATAGATGAACTAATTAAAGAGCTTGATAGAATTGCCATTGAAACCGAACCTAAAGAGAGTGGAGGAATTTTAAGGCTTCCAGTTGACCGCTCCTTTACGGTAAAGGGCTTTGGAACGGTTATAACCGGAACCCTCCTATCTGGAAAGGTTAAAGTGGGAGATGAAGTTGAGATCCTTCCACCAGGGAAAAGGGTAAAGGTAAGGGGAATTCAGGTTCACGGGGAGAAAGTAGAGGAAGCAGTGGCCGGCCAGAGAACGGCCCTCAACTTATCGGACGTTAAGAAAGAGGAGATTACAAGGGGAGACTTAATAGCAACTCCCGGATATCTTAAACCTACAAATATGGTTGACGTTCTAGTGGAACTCTCTAAGGACGCAGAGGTCATAGTAACTTCTGGATTTAAGCTTCACTTCCACCACCTTACGAGTGAATCGGAAGGAGAGCTCTTTTTAATAGACAAGGACGAACTCCTACCTGGAGAGAAGGCTCTAGCCCAAATAAGGTTGAAGGACGAAGTTGTTCCCGTTTACGGGGATAGGTTTGTAATTAGGAACTACTCTCCAGCAACCGTGATTGGAGGAGGGAAAATCTTAGACCCCCTCCCCCACAGGAAGTTTAGAAGGAGGTTAAGGGAGGAATTTAAAGAGAAGCTAGAGAAAATAATTGGTGGTAGTTTGAAGGAAAGAGTCCTTGCCCATTTAAGGTTAAAGGAACCAATTACGACAAAAGAACTAATACAGCTACTAAACTTAAAACCAGAAGAAGCTGATAAGACCGTTGAGACTCTACTAAGTGAAGGTCTTGTAGTTAAAGCGGGTCAGGAAATCTACACTAGGGAAAAGTTAGAAGAGATAAAGAAAAGGGTTTTGGAGCTCCTAGACAGAACCCACAGTGAGACTCCAATAGCTGAAGGATTAACTCTTCAGGAGATAAAGAGTAAACTGAAGGAGAGCAAAGAGCTCATAGAAATGGCAGTGAGGGAGCTCCTGAAAGAATCTAAAATAGAGGAAAACCAAGGATTCCTAAGGATAAGGGGATTTGAGCCACGGGAGGAAGGAGTTTACAAGGAACTCGTTCCAAAAGTTGAAGCTCTAATCTGTAAAGGCGAATTTACTCCACCATCGGTTAAAGAGATAGGGAAATTGGTTGGAACAGGCGAGGAAAAAGTTAACACAATAGCCTCTTACCTCGTTAGAAGGAAAGGCTACCATAGAATAGGAGAACTGCTAATCTCCCCTGAGAGCTTTAACAGGATAAGGGAGATTCTGAAGAGACACTTTTCAAAGAAAGAGACCCTCTCTGTTGGAGAGTTTAAAGATTACTTGGGAGTTAGCAGGAAGTTTGCCATTCCCCTCTTAGAATACCTTGACTCCCTTGGTCTAACTCAGAGAAGGGAAAGTGAAAGGGTAAAAGGGGAAAGGCTGTAG
- a CDS encoding AEC family transporter, with protein MEQLLINVVLPLYLLIGTGYLFGKLKTELETNTISFIVLYLFAPSLIFSSFRKVEITPENFIHISLTALFVFAFSYLLSVLTEKAVLKAKEPAFEISATVMNAGYLGIPLIYLMFGEGALPYAISFMVVMAVYHFTFGILILKGNEIKEGLVAIFKIPLIYAVLLAFLLKEVELPPGIEKVLKLTGDSTMPLMLVSIGISLSRVSVDQVKEAFLASAVRFIGGTLGALIAVLLFKSPPLLKKVLVVQSSLPSAVLNYVLCEEFKTNSKLAASIIFISTLLFLLYFPLLAYVISFL; from the coding sequence GTGGAACAGCTCCTAATAAACGTAGTACTTCCCCTATACCTGCTAATCGGAACAGGTTATCTCTTTGGTAAGTTAAAAACTGAACTTGAGACAAATACAATCTCATTCATCGTTCTATACCTGTTTGCCCCTTCCCTAATATTTTCGTCATTTAGGAAAGTTGAGATAACACCGGAGAACTTCATTCATATATCACTAACGGCACTCTTTGTCTTTGCCTTCTCCTACCTACTTTCAGTTTTAACCGAAAAGGCAGTTTTGAAGGCGAAAGAGCCGGCATTTGAGATCTCAGCAACTGTAATGAACGCTGGATACTTAGGAATTCCTCTGATTTACCTGATGTTCGGTGAGGGAGCTCTTCCCTACGCAATTTCGTTCATGGTAGTTATGGCAGTCTACCACTTTACCTTCGGGATTTTAATCTTAAAGGGAAACGAAATTAAAGAGGGGCTAGTTGCAATCTTTAAAATACCCCTCATCTACGCAGTTCTCCTTGCCTTTCTACTAAAGGAAGTGGAGCTCCCGCCAGGAATAGAGAAGGTTCTTAAGCTAACAGGTGATTCAACTATGCCCCTGATGCTCGTATCAATAGGGATTTCCCTCTCAAGAGTTTCGGTAGACCAGGTTAAAGAGGCCTTCTTGGCCTCAGCCGTTAGGTTCATAGGAGGAACCTTAGGGGCACTAATTGCAGTCTTACTCTTTAAGAGCCCTCCCCTTTTAAAGAAGGTCTTAGTAGTCCAGTCCTCCCTTCCCTCAGCAGTCCTCAACTACGTTCTCTGTGAGGAGTTTAAAACAAATTCAAAGCTTGCTGCATCAATAATCTTTATATCTACTCTCCTCTTCCTCCTCTACTTCCCGCTTTTAGCCTACGTTATCTCTTTTCTATAA
- a CDS encoding SIMPL domain-containing protein, whose translation MMWLATLLTFILVGTSYGTTISDSITVWEWTQPDSYKISITVKARGNREEEVLKALQTADDYLRRTELEYTGGNFSLWPVREWDPQEKRYVDLGFRGSCVYTFHLKSPKEQGKIFKALEEAQGISSFKYTVNSTKWEVSWEKRERTLQKLKSKALKEILFQSNRFGKILKEKCTLKEVSFSPKYSPSFSTYKLVRTPTTPAPQPKRSPERIELKASYKLECNTK comes from the coding sequence ATGATGTGGCTAGCAACCTTATTAACCTTCATACTCGTAGGAACCTCCTACGGAACAACAATCTCAGACTCTATTACGGTCTGGGAGTGGACTCAACCGGACAGCTACAAAATCTCAATAACTGTAAAGGCCCGGGGCAACCGGGAGGAGGAAGTTCTAAAAGCCCTTCAAACGGCAGATGACTACTTAAGGAGGACTGAACTTGAGTACACAGGAGGAAACTTCTCCCTCTGGCCGGTTAGGGAGTGGGATCCACAGGAAAAGAGGTACGTTGACTTAGGTTTTAGAGGTAGCTGCGTCTATACGTTCCACCTTAAGAGTCCCAAAGAGCAGGGAAAGATATTTAAGGCCCTTGAAGAAGCCCAAGGGATTTCAAGCTTCAAGTACACAGTTAACAGCACAAAGTGGGAAGTTTCGTGGGAAAAGAGGGAAAGGACCCTTCAAAAGCTTAAGAGTAAAGCCCTAAAGGAAATCCTCTTCCAAAGTAACAGATTTGGGAAAATACTAAAAGAGAAGTGTACTTTAAAGGAAGTTTCATTCTCTCCAAAGTATAGCCCTTCCTTCTCTACGTATAAGTTGGTAAGGACGCCTACTACACCTGCTCCTCAGCCAAAGAGAAGCCCTGAGAGAATTGAACTAAAGGCTTCATATAAACTTGAATGTAACACTAAGTAG
- the purT gene encoding formate-dependent phosphoribosylglycinamide formyltransferase yields MRIGTPLSQNATKVLLLGSGELGKEFVIEAMRLGIEVVAVDSYQFAPAQQVAHRYYVVDMRDGRQIKNIVYREKPDFIVPEIEAIDTDTLLELEKEGFTVVPSGKAVKYTMDRIGIRRLAAEELGLKTSAYRFAESFDEFKQAVKELGYPVVVKPVMSSSGKGQSVVKDESQLEHAFKYAKENARGKGNALIVEEFINFDFEITLLTVRTKNQGTLFCPPIGHFQVEGDYHESWQPQPMSEVALEKAKEMAKAVTDALGGYGIFGCEFFVKGDTVWFSEVSPRPHDTGMVTMASQNMSEFEIHLRAILGLPIHIELLSPGASYCFHAKENGVAPLYEGLEEALKEPNVWVRIFGKPTTRPKRRMGVAVARAETVEEARRKAREAAMKMRVIENGS; encoded by the coding sequence ATGAGAATAGGAACTCCCCTTTCCCAAAACGCCACAAAGGTACTCCTTCTCGGTAGCGGAGAACTCGGAAAAGAGTTCGTTATAGAGGCCATGAGGCTGGGAATTGAAGTGGTGGCAGTTGACTCATACCAGTTTGCACCTGCACAGCAGGTTGCCCATAGGTACTACGTAGTAGACATGAGAGATGGAAGGCAGATAAAGAACATAGTTTATAGGGAAAAGCCGGACTTTATAGTTCCCGAAATTGAGGCCATTGATACCGATACACTCCTTGAACTTGAGAAGGAGGGCTTTACGGTCGTTCCAAGTGGAAAGGCAGTAAAGTACACAATGGACAGGATAGGAATAAGGAGGCTCGCTGCCGAAGAGCTAGGCCTTAAGACCTCAGCCTACAGGTTTGCCGAGAGCTTTGATGAGTTTAAGCAGGCAGTTAAGGAGTTAGGATACCCGGTGGTTGTTAAGCCGGTCATGAGCTCCTCAGGTAAAGGACAGAGCGTAGTGAAGGATGAAAGCCAGCTAGAACATGCCTTTAAGTACGCAAAGGAAAACGCCAGAGGGAAAGGGAATGCCCTAATAGTTGAGGAGTTTATAAACTTTGACTTTGAGATAACGCTACTAACCGTCAGGACTAAGAACCAAGGAACTCTTTTCTGCCCGCCGATAGGCCACTTCCAGGTTGAAGGGGACTACCACGAGAGCTGGCAACCTCAACCTATGAGTGAGGTAGCCTTGGAAAAGGCTAAGGAAATGGCAAAGGCAGTAACAGATGCCCTTGGAGGTTATGGAATCTTTGGATGTGAGTTCTTCGTTAAGGGAGATACAGTTTGGTTCAGCGAAGTTTCACCGAGACCTCACGATACGGGAATGGTCACAATGGCAAGCCAGAATATGAGCGAGTTTGAAATTCACCTGAGGGCAATTCTGGGACTTCCGATCCATATAGAACTCCTCTCACCTGGAGCGTCCTACTGCTTCCACGCCAAAGAGAACGGAGTAGCCCCCCTTTACGAGGGACTGGAAGAGGCCCTTAAGGAACCAAACGTTTGGGTAAGGATCTTTGGAAAGCCAACAACAAGGCCAAAGAGGAGAATGGGAGTAGCCGTAGCAAGGGCTGAGACAGTTGAAGAGGCAAGGAGAAAGGCTAGAGAAGCTGCTATGAAAATGAGGGTTATTGAAAATGGAAGTTAA
- the msrA gene encoding peptide-methionine (S)-S-oxide reductase MsrA — protein sequence MEVKVATFGGGCFWCLEEAFSKVEGVIKVTPGYAGGDVENPTYEEVCSGKTGHVEAVQLFYDPERVSFRELLITYLTNIDPTDSKGQFADRGSQYRPVIFYHDEEQRRLSEKALRVLSESSLFEEPVSVKVEPFKNFYPAEEYHHRYYQKEPMRYYHYKVNSGRKTYCEIVWEKKGGRKLLEEKL from the coding sequence ATGGAAGTTAAAGTTGCAACTTTCGGAGGAGGATGTTTCTGGTGCCTTGAAGAGGCCTTCAGTAAGGTTGAAGGGGTTATTAAAGTAACTCCCGGCTACGCTGGGGGAGATGTTGAAAACCCAACTTATGAGGAAGTCTGCAGTGGAAAAACCGGTCACGTTGAAGCAGTCCAGCTATTTTACGACCCTGAAAGAGTCTCCTTTAGGGAACTCCTAATTACCTACTTAACCAACATTGACCCAACAGATTCAAAAGGTCAGTTTGCAGACAGAGGGAGCCAGTATAGGCCCGTAATCTTTTACCATGATGAAGAACAAAGGAGATTATCGGAAAAGGCTCTAAGAGTACTTAGCGAAAGTTCTCTATTTGAAGAACCGGTATCTGTTAAAGTCGAACCCTTTAAGAACTTCTATCCGGCAGAGGAGTACCACCACCGCTACTACCAGAAGGAACCTATGAGGTACTACCACTACAAGGTAAACTCCGGAAGGAAAACCTACTGCGAAATCGTGTGGGAAAAGAAGGGTGGAAGGAAGTTACTGGAGGAGAAACTTTGA
- a CDS encoding nitrilase-related carbon-nitrogen hydrolase, producing MRFKAYVLQFESQPCSFSKNYSTLLTLLNLCSPNSLVVVPEVAVTGFCYQEKEEAVKFSEKVFLELLSFSEGLSLTIVITGFEKINGKIFNTVKVFDRGREVLSRPKVKLFLPGGEGKHFSAGSFESVKVVETSVGVLAPVICFELRFYEIIKRLKEQGGEVFTVPAQWGRARRDHWETLIKARAIEFQRFFIGANGSGQMAGSSKIVDPWGRVISECKDGTAVIEGEVDLSLIKQVERKLPLNS from the coding sequence TTGAGGTTCAAGGCTTACGTCCTTCAGTTTGAAAGTCAGCCCTGCTCATTCAGTAAGAATTACTCTACTCTCTTAACTCTTCTAAACCTCTGTTCACCAAACTCCTTGGTGGTAGTTCCGGAAGTTGCAGTAACCGGCTTCTGTTATCAGGAGAAGGAAGAAGCAGTTAAGTTCTCTGAGAAAGTATTCTTGGAGCTCCTATCCTTCTCAGAAGGCCTTTCACTAACTATTGTAATAACAGGATTTGAGAAGATTAACGGCAAGATTTTCAACACAGTTAAGGTCTTTGATAGAGGAAGGGAAGTCCTTTCAAGGCCAAAAGTTAAGCTCTTCCTTCCGGGAGGAGAGGGAAAACACTTTTCTGCCGGAAGCTTTGAAAGTGTAAAGGTTGTAGAAACTTCAGTTGGGGTTTTAGCTCCTGTAATCTGTTTTGAATTAAGGTTCTACGAGATAATAAAGAGGTTAAAAGAACAGGGAGGAGAAGTCTTTACAGTTCCAGCCCAGTGGGGAAGGGCAAGGAGAGACCACTGGGAGACTTTAATAAAGGCAAGGGCTATAGAGTTCCAACGCTTCTTCATAGGGGCAAACGGTAGTGGCCAGATGGCAGGAAGTTCCAAGATTGTAGACCCATGGGGAAGGGTAATTTCAGAGTGTAAGGACGGAACTGCAGTTATAGAGGGAGAGGTTGACCTCTCCCTCATTAAACAGGTTGAGAGGAAACTTCCACTTAACAGTTAA
- a CDS encoding CoB--CoM heterodisulfide reductase iron-sulfur subunit B family protein yields MEMVAFYPGCAAKGASKELYESTVAVSEELGIPLVELPQFSCCGAGVLEEVKDILDIVVNARNLALAEREGFKTIVTVCSTCLLVLKRTKYHLDNDDDLKEKVNNLLEKEGLEYKGEVDVKHFHWFLLDEFGEDELRRRVKKPLQSLKVYPYYGCHTVRPYEILGYEPSENPQSLERLIRAVGAQPVSGERRLECCGFHAFWPNPNGSMILTGLNLKDAKLCGADCIVTPCPLCHMNLDANQGRALKEVGESFSIPVLHVPQLLGLALGIEPKRLGLHRNIVPVNC; encoded by the coding sequence ATGGAGATGGTTGCCTTTTATCCCGGATGTGCGGCAAAGGGGGCTTCAAAGGAGCTCTACGAGTCAACGGTTGCAGTTTCTGAGGAACTTGGAATTCCTCTTGTAGAGCTCCCCCAGTTCAGCTGTTGTGGTGCTGGAGTCCTTGAGGAGGTGAAGGATATCCTTGATATAGTGGTGAACGCAAGGAACCTCGCTCTTGCAGAGAGAGAGGGATTTAAAACGATAGTTACGGTCTGTAGTACTTGTCTTTTAGTCTTAAAGAGGACAAAGTACCACCTTGATAACGATGATGATTTAAAGGAGAAGGTAAATAACCTACTTGAGAAGGAAGGTCTTGAGTATAAAGGGGAAGTTGACGTTAAGCACTTCCACTGGTTCCTTCTTGACGAGTTTGGAGAGGACGAGCTGAGGAGGAGGGTTAAAAAACCTCTTCAGAGCCTTAAAGTTTATCCCTACTACGGATGTCACACAGTTAGACCTTACGAGATCCTAGGCTATGAGCCTTCTGAGAATCCCCAGTCGCTGGAGAGGTTAATAAGGGCTGTTGGGGCTCAGCCGGTTTCGGGAGAGAGGAGGTTAGAGTGCTGCGGTTTCCACGCCTTCTGGCCAAACCCAAACGGTTCTATGATTTTAACAGGGCTTAACCTTAAAGATGCAAAGCTTTGCGGTGCAGACTGTATAGTTACTCCCTGTCCCTTGTGTCACATGAACCTTGATGCAAATCAGGGAAGGGCCCTTAAAGAGGTTGGAGAGAGCTTTTCAATTCCCGTTCTTCACGTTCCTCAGCTTTTGGGCCTTGCACTTGGAATAGAACCAAAGAGGCTAGGGCTTCACAGGAACATCGTTCCTGTTAACTGTTAA
- a CDS encoding succinate dehydrogenase/fumarate reductase iron-sulfur subunit, producing the protein MERREVTFRIKRFNPKKDVRPYYQEYKLTVPRGMTILEALQFIKDEIDPTLAFRAFCRSAICGSCAIKVNGFPKLACKTQVFTELDKFKTSLLTLEPLDNMEVIRDLIVDWDGAFERMKELKPYLIPDPKVVPDTLDEETRVYPEELKKYDKFTDCILCTSCYSICTATQIDEGYGGPFQLARLYRFAVDKRDGLKEERAKIGYAYDMWNCVRCEKCADVCPKHVGPVDAIMRLRGISIDIGLKDNPGARHVLAFYKSLMESGLLNEVLLPLRAKGIKGVLENLPVGIKMILKGKAHSPIMKPISEHESLIKLMKAAMEVE; encoded by the coding sequence ATGGAAAGGAGGGAAGTTACTTTTAGGATAAAGAGGTTTAACCCTAAAAAGGACGTAAGGCCGTACTACCAGGAGTATAAGTTAACGGTTCCCAGGGGAATGACTATCCTTGAGGCCCTTCAGTTTATAAAAGATGAAATTGACCCTACTTTAGCCTTTAGGGCTTTCTGTAGGAGCGCAATTTGTGGTTCTTGCGCCATTAAGGTGAACGGTTTCCCAAAGCTTGCCTGTAAAACTCAAGTGTTTACTGAGCTTGATAAGTTTAAAACCAGCCTTTTGACCCTTGAACCCCTTGATAACATGGAAGTAATCAGGGATTTAATCGTTGACTGGGACGGTGCCTTTGAGAGGATGAAAGAGTTAAAGCCTTACCTGATTCCAGACCCTAAGGTTGTTCCCGATACACTTGATGAGGAGACGAGAGTCTACCCAGAAGAGCTTAAGAAGTACGACAAGTTTACTGACTGTATTCTTTGTACCAGCTGTTACTCAATTTGCACTGCCACACAGATAGACGAGGGCTATGGAGGACCTTTCCAGCTAGCAAGGCTTTACAGGTTTGCAGTTGATAAGAGGGACGGTCTAAAGGAGGAGAGAGCAAAGATCGGCTATGCTTACGATATGTGGAACTGTGTAAGATGTGAAAAGTGTGCCGACGTCTGTCCGAAGCACGTTGGTCCCGTTGACGCTATTATGCGTTTAAGGGGAATTTCAATAGACATCGGCTTGAAAGATAACCCAGGAGCTCGCCACGTCCTTGCCTTCTACAAATCTCTCATGGAAAGTGGCCTTTTAAACGAAGTTCTCCTTCCTTTAAGGGCTAAAGGGATTAAAGGAGTTCTTGAGAACTTACCTGTTGGAATAAAGATGATCTTAAAGGGTAAGGCTCACAGCCCGATTATGAAGCCGATTAGCGAGCACGAGAGCCTAATTAAGTTGATGAAAGCGGCTATGGAGGTTGAATAA